A genomic window from Glycine soja cultivar W05 chromosome 10, ASM419377v2, whole genome shotgun sequence includes:
- the LOC114371418 gene encoding germin-like protein subfamily 1 member 7, translating into MYDVKYFLVFVNGKFNKDPKLVKAEDFFRHIGSNVTQVSVDQLLGLNTLGIDLAHIDFTPKGLNAPHTHPRGTAILIVLEGTLYVGFVTSNQDGNRLFNKVLNKDDVFVFPIGLIHFQLNVGYGNAATIAGLSSQNVGGITISNALFKANPPISSEVLTKAFEVDKSIIDYLEKKSWYDNNN; encoded by the exons ATGTatgatgttaaatattttttagtatttgtGAATGGAAAGTTCAACAAAGATCCCAAGCTTGTGAAAGCTGAAGACTTCTTCAGACATATAGGTTCAAACGTGACTCAAGTGTCTGTTGATCAACTACTGGGACTAAACACGTTGGGCATAGATTTGGCTCACATAGATTTCACACCAAAGGGTTTGAACGCTCCCCACACTCACCCTCGGGGCACTGCGATCCTTATAGTCCTTGAGGGTACTCTCTATGTTGGATTTGTGACTTCCAATCAAGATGGAAATCGCCtcttcaacaaagtgctgaacaagGATGATGTGTTTGTGTTCCCAATTGGTCTCATTCATTTCCAACTCAATGTGGGATATGGCAATGCTGCCACCATTGCTGGTCTTAGCAGTCAAAATGTAGGAG GCATCACTATTTCCAATGCTTTGTTTAAAGCTAATCCACCTATTTCTTCTGAGGTTCTCACCAAAGCTTTCGAGGTGGACAAGAGCATAATTGATTATCTTGAAAAGAAATCTTGGTATGACAACAATAACTGA